The DNA segment GGGCGCAGCTGTAAACCATCAGTCACCATTATTTGGTCAAAGACTGAGCATTGTCTGCTCCTGGTGGATTGCTCATGGAACATCGCGCCTTCATAGGGGTGAGGCAGGGAAGGCGGGGAAAGTGGCGTCCCCGGCCTCTGCAGTTTGGTCCTCCGCTAAACTGCTTTTTATTATGACATTATGCGTGCAGTAATAATTGTACCACTCACAATTTCCCCATGAATGTCATTTTTGGTTAAATGAAAAGATGTGACTTTACAGGAACCAAGTCCGGCTCTAGTTCCTGCGTACTCCGAAGTGAAGATGTGCCACAGAATCACTTTACGGAGATTGAAACAGAATCCAACACCAAATCGTTGGTCAAATCGTGCTCCCCACAGCCAACGATCCCCAATGATGAAACAGAGCTTCACGTCATAAACGTCTTGGAAACTTCCACCACGCGGTAAAAAACTTTTGATTCACATTCTGCTTCATGTTTTTTGAACGATCTTATGATTTTTTTCGATCTTCATATTGCAGCGCTGTATCGGTTCGCATTGACACTGAAAAAACCAACGTGTTCTTGAGAGGCCCTCGGGGGACCACGTGGACCCTCACCACCCCGCACATGGCCCGTGTTGTTGTAAGCTTACACGTAGCCATAGCAAGTTAGCTAACCTAGCAATGGCTCACACGTCGTTACGGGATTTGCTTGAACTTGTCTCCTCTCTCGACAGTCCAACAACAACGTCCTGCTGTCCGCATTCAGACATACAGTGGGGCCGTCGTCCACCCTGGACAGCGACAATGCGGAGGATGTGCAAAGGAAGGCTTTAAAAGATTTCAATGTCACCGCTTTCACCAGCTACACTGAACTCGCATCACAGCGCTCCAGGGTTCAACTGGTTCTTGGAACAAAAGAAAACCCTGCAGGTAACACaacgaggagaagaagaaaaaaagaatttaaaattGCTTTATCGCACTTTGTACAAAGAGTAGATGGAGTGCTGCGAAAAGCCACAGCCCACGCGTGATATTAATATACAATGCTAGCGCTGAAGATTTGCAAGATAATGACTGCTGTAATATTCACAATCATCATTATTGCATTCAGtgtattattttacatacaCAATGGGCTATGCTGAATTTGAATGAcccagagttttttttttttgcacttcttTTTCAAATCCGTTGTCTAAGCCTTTCTTGCTGAATTTGAAAGAGCTTTGAAGATTTGGTCCTAAGTAAagaccaaaagaaaaagaggcaaCATGGCATAATGTGCACATTATAAGATagaaattgattaaaaaatggATGTGCATggtttatttctcattgttacCATTTTTTCTTCCAGCTGTAAAAACATCTCCAGCACCAGTGACTACCACTACAAGCACGGCCTCCCCAACGCCTGTGCTGATGCAGCTGCACACCTCTGCAGACTACCGTTCTCCCTTGGACCCTGCCACCAAGGTGCAGAGTGACAAGAGAATTTATGCCGAGGTAAGAAATGATTCTCTCATTAGGCAGTTTTTCCTCATCTCTCAATATAAGCCGTACACAAAGACAGCTTAATCAACATATGGTGGTATTCAAAATCActctaatgtgtttttattacgGAACCACAGCTGTTGGGCAGTTTTATACGCACTACACATATAATATGTTACCACACTCCACTGATGCCCATTCGGGTGCCGTATTtacattctgtttaaaaaaagtaataaaaaaaaaataatttctctGTTTCCTGTAGTTTTCAGTTCACACTTTTGGAGACATTAGCCTGACCGTCACGGTGGTCAACTGCTCCGCGCGATCCAAGGGCTCGTGTCCTGTAATAACGAAGCCGCTGTCCTTCAAGCCAGAGGCCTGCTCCTTAAGTTCTTGTGTCAAGAGCACCCGGCTCAGCTTTTCCTTAGATCACCTCCAAGAGCTGACGTCCACCACGTGGGACTTGGAATGCTCCGTCAAACTGTGTCACGGGGAGGTACAGTGAGTCCGTCAACTCTTTTTACACAGCATTTCGATTCAAGATGTAAAATCTGTGTTTCTTGTCTCGAATATTTTGCATGAATGTTCGTGGTGGGAGCATTTAAATGTGACCTTGTGGGTTTTTATtctattattcatttatttttcttcacccTACCTTGATAGTCATGTGGATCTGAAGAAACAGTGAAGAGGAATCTGGAGGTTACCCAACGGTCTTTGCAACTGCCAAGTGAGTTCAGCATAAAATCCAAAATATGAGTCAGTATCATACTGATGAGTCAGGATCAGTAAAGTTGTTTTAATCTGAGTCCAGATCAGATGCATCTTTGACCAGCTATTTATCAGTCTAGTTATCTAATTTTAAattggttttcctttttgtaaaataatttacTCATCAGCGTtacataaaaaaattaaatcacaaatacattaaataaaaacgtcattgggaaaaaaaagtcacaatacCAATGTAGGTGTGTGGTatcgacaaacaaacaaaacaattgcTCCAGTTTCCAAAATGATTGATTGGAGAATAACCTCTCAGGTGAAAcactttttgggggttttcagGACTTCAAGCTCTCGTGCTCGGCCAGTAAATTTCCAATGCTCAGCGGTTGTCATAGCAGTGAACTCAGGATATGCAGCAAAGCAAGAGGTTGCCCGGCCGGCCTCGTCCTCTAGGAAGCTCTGCGAGCTGACCTTGTGGCCACAATCACAAGTAATGGCCCCCCGGGGGACGCAGGCGAAATCCTTTGTTTCCAAGGGGGTCTGACTGTGTTGCTGTCCAAACACAGCCGCTGGGCCTGGTGCTATTCTTCACAGTTCACCCCGAGCAAAGAAAGATGTTTtcccttcaacaacaacaaaaaaaaagttttccccGGACAGATGATTCATTTCTAGGAGAATGTCAAATGATTTAATTTGACAAAAAAGACACAAGGAAGTCGACGTGATTAAATGACGAGTGACCCGAAGTTTGTCAGACTTTTGTGAGCCTGataatagatttatttattcttcatgCTTCCTTCATCCTCCATTTCCTTCTAGAGGAGAAAGATAAGGTGGTATGTCAGCAGCGGACTAACTACTCATCCCATTGTCCTCCTCTTTGCTTGTTTTGCAATTACAATTCTTCTGAATACTTGGATCTAGCATGAGGAAGTATGAAGCCAGTTGTTGATGGAACATGCTGGTTTGTTAGGTGTGTTCGCGGGGTTCCATTCATTAGCCACTTGCACGGTTTTGTATCGGCCCGGACGAGGCGACTGCGTTCTGTCGCGAGCCCCCGCTGGGCGGGACCGAGGGCCCCACTCGGCAATCACTCCGGCGTGGTACGTTTTCACGCAGAGGGCTCCAGCAGTCCGCCTCGTCTTCCTCTCAACCTGCACTGGAGCTTCTGCTTCCTGCTCTTGTTTATTCAGCTTTGCTGTCAAAGCCTCGTTTATACAAACTAGCACAGAAACtgattaaagtgtgtgtgtgtgtgtgtgtgtggggggagtggTGAAAGTCTCAAGAGAAAGCCCGCTCTAGTCGCGTTGATGTTTCTGACTCGCTCGGCGTCGAGCGACGTTCCTCGCTGACAGATTGGCAAACTGGGTTGGCGGTCCGGGATGCAGTCGCCCCAAATGGCCACAAGATGTCACTGTTTAAACAATCTGGGTCACGTTGAAGTCAGCTCATCTTTGTTATTGTATCATTGTTACAATCACAATGATAACCATTAATGTAGTTCTCCtgaattttatttcattataaagAAAGCAAACCTTACGGTGCCACATATGCAAATAACAGACTTTGTACTACTGCTAATGTTATCTGTTCTGCACATATAGAAGTACACATGATCGCTGACCAGTGGAGAACAAACCCAGTGTCTTCTGTCTGTGCAACGCACTGCAGGAAAAAGGGGAGCTATATTGTAGGATGCCTAGTGTTGTACTTAGCCAAGTGCATTCCACCAGGAGGCAGGAGGTGAGACAAACTCGTGCAAAGGTGATGATTAGTTTCTTTCCAAATGTTCTCTACTTGTGGGATAATCTCTACAGGTAGcaaaagaaagggagaaggacaagtgtttgtgtttcttcttgaTATGCAACTAATATCATGGGACAGATGGGTGTTATTTATGTGGACAAAGTTGTGTGTGTTGATTctaaatgaatcattaaaaaaaacacgtctGATGACAATTAATATAATCACTTCAGCAAAATAACAAACCCTCAACTGCTTTTTGTGtaaatattaattaaaagttGATCTTCCCACAGAAATCGGTAGTAGAACTTGGGGGCATGTCCAAGTAAAGGGGAAAAGTGTTGATTATCTGTTATGCAGCCCTCGTGGAAGGACAGCTATCTTAAGTTAATCAATTCATGACCTTGCCAGACCACAATGAGCGAGGCGAAATTGGAATGGCCTTGTCAGGTTAGTAACGGATGTCCGTGCCGCAGTGTCAGGCGCTTGAGCGAGTTTTATTCTTTGCCTGTTCTTTCAAGGCCGTTTTGAGGGAACATCTTATTTCACAGCTGCTGGCTCAGATCTTTTTGAAGGGAAGCACACAGAACATCACCAATGGGCGACTGGATGTGGGTGTAGAGTTTGTATTATTAATTAGAGCAGAGATCAGTttgcctgcaaaaaaaagatgattgtTGTATTCACTGCAAGGACTTTGCTTTTATCGCCATAGAAACTAGGAGGGGGAAGGCGTACTATTAAAGTATCATACCGTAGCGGTGACAGATTTCATACGTTTTTCAGCACAGTTAGGCGGTTTAGACTCTTATCGATCAACCTTAAAGCAAACTGAGGCAGCTGTTGGTTTTGGCTCACGCGACAATGAAAATCAACTTGCAGAGATCTAAAACTTGcatgttgtctgtttttttttatagtggTGGAAAATGTCTTTCTCAATCAAAAATGTACTGCCATTGCTGCTGGATCTGAAACTAGGATAAAAGaaacaatggaaagaaaaagTTAATGGTTCATGCCTGGAAACTCCATCTTGAATTCCATATTGTGttgcctgaaaaaatatattcactAGACCTGCCAGTATAATCTTCGTGTGGGTGTTACACTGCAAAGGTTGGCGCTGGCAACTGGTGCGTCTTGTTTGCTACGGTTCTCTTGAGAAATCAGCCAATCTGATCCTTGAACTTCTCGCTGTTTCCATgtgaagcgttttttttttttttgtacttatCGAGTAAAATCTCAACTTGCACCATCACATGAAAATGGGTCCACCGACTGTaactaaatgtatttgtcaTTGTGTCGGCATCGACGGTAACCATCAGGATTGTTGTCGTTGAACTCAAGCTTGTATGCGTTGTTTTTCATTGATGTTTCAGCCCCAGCGTGCTTTGATTTTGGCTTACCAGGCGTTCTGGGCATTGCGTTTGGAGGGTTCCTGATTGGAGTACTACTCATTGGAGCATTGTGGTTTATCAAGATTAAAACAGGTACATGTTTGACTAACAGTAAAGTCTTATTGCTTTAGCGTAAAGCTGAGTTCATCTTTGATCTGGATTTGAAATAGTCTTATTCTGCTTCTTTCAGGGTACCCAACTGGACTGGATATAAGCTCAACTGCAGCCAATCTACCTGGTAAGGGTTCTtcttcgtctctctctctctccgttaaatgttctttcccttttctccagGTTCTCATTGGCCTCTCCTCTCGCCTCTCCTCAGGATGTCCCTGTTCAGGAGCAAAACGACAACCCGTCTCCACCAACCCGTCCCCCTCTGAGAACAGCAGCGCCAACGCTAGCATCGGAAGCACCCAAAGCACGCCGACCAGCAGCATGGCATGAGGTCACGCTGATCTCCACCACCTGCAGAGCCGCCGCCTCCCTTCCAAGTCACCTACCTGGGTTTTGTGCTTTCGTTTTCTTTAAATGATGCTCACAAAGCATTTCTGCCTTCCCTGTCCCATcctcccccctacccccccccatTCAAatcctcatttaaaaaaaaaaagcactgccCGAGCCGGGAATGGATGTGATCTGGGAGTTTTGGAATGGAGGATCGAAGGTGGGAGGGGCGGGTAAGCTGGGTGACAGATGACAGAAGTCTAATCAATGGCCTCTGGCGCTCACCTCTGCGGCCTCTCTGTAAAGTCAGGCTCCCAGACAGGAAGTTAAAAAGggcaagagggagaaaaaaaaaaaaaattggctcccagcaacaggaaaaacaaaccatATCCCCCAAGAGCTAACAGGAAATTCCCTGCATTCCTTTCAATGAATTGTGCTCGCGTGACGGCAGCACCATAATGGTCAGACAGGAGACAGGCTAGTCTAAAGACATACTTTGAAAAGTAGAtgaaacattgttttgttttcacatctgCGCTATGAAAATACGAAGGGCTTTGTGGCCACGCCTAGAAAAGTTATTAACAACGTGAGGCTGAAAAAAGATCAACCCGTCGATGAAATGCTCACCTGAAGGGGCATTCGTCTTAATTGGAGTGAAAGGTCAATAGTTAACAGCTACCTCCTATTATTTAGAGATCTAGAGTTAAGTGTAACGTTATTGCTAGATTTCACTGTTTGAATTTATCTTACTTTTTgcctttttccatttttgttttattttatgttacTTTCTGGTAACCTTGTAGCTCTTGGCAACAACGTAATTGTCGCATTTTCATACTAATTCAATAACTGGATCAGGGCCTCTATATGAAAgtccgttttttttccttccagtcCAATTAAAATGAGAGAATATACACAATTTCCGAATCACTCAACAAAACCAATCCTAAAGTTATATTTATCGCCCGAAGGACCCAATAAGtaatggagaaaaaagaaaaaaaaagtacttctGAACTGAGAATTAATCAATTTTGTAATGTACAGCTGAGTAATGTGTCATTAATGGGTTGATACCAAAACTCACATCAGTTTTAATACAGCGAAGCTCACAGAGTGAAGTCTTACTTTTCCTTTGCCCAACTGAAAGCTGTATTAATGATTTGTTTCACCATTCATGTCATATCTGTAACATACATTAactcaaatacaaaatattttaataaatatatatatttatatatatatcatgtatcatatatatatatatcaagtaTTTTTAGACAAATGGAATCATTCCCCTTTTGGTGATGCTAATGATTATAGTGTATAAACCATAATGTTCCTCCAATATTTGAAGATCAAGACTTTAAAGGTGTATTacgtttttgtcattttaaaagacTTTGCTAGTAATGTGTT comes from the Gasterosteus aculeatus chromosome 14, fGasAcu3.hap1.1, whole genome shotgun sequence genome and includes:
- the eng gene encoding endoglin isoform X1 — translated: MKGAAPLVSPGSEQGDGGRRVEEGGGWGIKVGRGEGGGGTKGSPRRPAGSNLGKSGRRHIGRAWIIKATLFREAAASRETDLVSPVPAPQSLLLPPLEDSSASAGEASPARRPPPGFHRLLPTSPGKTMEGHVVRLLLCISAAAGASSQTCDPKEAVNPWLHVRDVLVDCWTSFITEDKAEVHVLNLNYDAKNSQMFSLLMTNAQPMNLIVTSTDTIYGVAELNDNVNIYINNDSVVSFPRSQYLNNIHKQSFPTQHEELVKWATKKFGGVTSFTSISNLITMTSTGTNGTKSGSSSCVLRSEDVPQNHFTEIETESNTKSLVKSCSPQPTIPNDETELHVINVLETSTTRAVSVRIDTEKTNVFLRGPRGTTWTLTTPHMARVVSNNNVLLSAFRHTVGPSSTLDSDNAEDVQRKALKDFNVTAFTSYTELASQRSRVQLVLGTKENPAAVKTSPAPVTTTTSTASPTPVLMQLHTSADYRSPLDPATKVQSDKRIYAEFSVHTFGDISLTVTVVNCSARSKGSCPVITKPLSFKPEACSLSSCVKSTRLSFSLDHLQELTSTTWDLECSVKLCHGESCGSEETVKRNLEVTQRSLQLPTPACFDFGLPGVLGIAFGGFLIGVLLIGALWFIKIKTGYPTGLDISSTAANLPGCPCSGAKRQPVSTNPSPSENSSANASIGSTQSTPTSSMA
- the eng gene encoding endoglin isoform X2, which produces MEGHVVRLLLCISAAAGASSQTCDPKEAVNPWLHVRDVLVDCWTSFITEDKAEVHVLNLNYDAKNSQMFSLLMTNAQPMNLIVTSTDTIYGVAELNDNVNIYINNDSVVSFPRSQYLNNIHKQSFPTQHEELVKWATKKFGGVTSFTSISNLITMTSTGTNGTKSGSSSCVLRSEDVPQNHFTEIETESNTKSLVKSCSPQPTIPNDETELHVINVLETSTTRAVSVRIDTEKTNVFLRGPRGTTWTLTTPHMARVVSNNNVLLSAFRHTVGPSSTLDSDNAEDVQRKALKDFNVTAFTSYTELASQRSRVQLVLGTKENPAAVKTSPAPVTTTTSTASPTPVLMQLHTSADYRSPLDPATKVQSDKRIYAEFSVHTFGDISLTVTVVNCSARSKGSCPVITKPLSFKPEACSLSSCVKSTRLSFSLDHLQELTSTTWDLECSVKLCHGESCGSEETVKRNLEVTQRSLQLPTPACFDFGLPGVLGIAFGGFLIGVLLIGALWFIKIKTGYPTGLDISSTAANLPGCPCSGAKRQPVSTNPSPSENSSANASIGSTQSTPTSSMA